A part of Cataglyphis hispanica isolate Lineage 1 chromosome 7, ULB_Chis1_1.0, whole genome shotgun sequence genomic DNA contains:
- the LOC126851048 gene encoding equilibrative nucleoside transporter 1 produces MYSINRRPLLGGASDSEFEDDLETEIEDSNIAIPDEKPFLKPYEPHDKYNFAYIVFYLLGINTLIPWSFFITADDYWMYKFREIHNGTNLTHTYAELFEQKTDLQASFTSYLSVASALPSTLFLIINAFISKRISLTVRMVGSQCTILLLFIITTSFVEMDTDKWQNPFLIVTLMTVALVNAASAIFGGSLMGIVGKFSPKYITAMSGGQALGGIFTALAEICSLWIGASPALSGLVYFIIGDIVLLLSLIAYVILERTPFFKHQMIEKVPDRLKSDYSINGEVSFSADSNVSYTRIIKRIWHYGVSIFLVFFISLAVYPAITVLVESQYKGKGHAWNDIYFIPVVTYLIFSTGDYAGRVLSGIFQWPKCNPWLVMFMSVARSVFIPVLMFCNAQPRHHLPVYIHNDIYYILITIVFAITNGYLCNLTFILVPTVVDSQEKEVASAMMGAFLGIGLASGAALSLYMVKAL; encoded by the exons ATGTATTCCATCAATAGAAGGCCTTTATTGGGAGGTGCATCTGATAGTGAATTCGAAGATGATTTAGAGACTGAGATAGAGGATTCTAATATTGCAATTCCTGATGAAAAACCTTTTTTAAAGCCATACGAGCCACATGACAA gtataattttgcatatattgtattttacttacttggaataaatacattaatcccatggagtttttttattactgcTGATGAT TACTGGATGTATAAATTCAGAGAAATTCATAATGGGACAAATCTTACTCATACATATGCAGAATTATTTGAGCAAAAGACGGATCTTCAAGCTAGTTTTACATCTTATTTAAGCGTTGCCAGTGCGTTGCCAAgtactctttttttaataataaacgcaTTTATTAGCAAGAG AATCTCTCTAACTGTAAGGATGGTGGGTTCTCAATGTACAATATTACTGCTATTTATCATAACAACTTCATTTGTTGAAATGGACACTGACAAAT gGCAGAACCCATTCCTAATTGTTACTTTGATGACGGTTGCACTCGTAAATG CTGCAAGTGCCATTTTTGGAGGGAGTCTAATGGGTATAGTTGGTAAATTTTCgccaaaatatataactgcTATGTCCGGAGGACAAGCTCTTGGTGGAATATTTACAGCCCTAGCAGAAATTTGCTCTTTGTGGATAGGCGCCAGTCCGGCTCTTTCCGGCTTggtatatttcattattggcGATATCGTGCTCCTGTTATCATTGATCGCTTACGTCATTTTGGAGAGAACG ccATTTTTCAAGCATCAAATGATAGAAAAAGTACCTGATCGTTTAAAATctgattattcaataaatggAGAAGTCAGTTTCTCGGCGGATTCAAATGTATCCTACACGCGTATTATAAAAAGGATTTGGCATTACGGCGTTAGcatatttcttgtattttttatatcgctgGCTGTATATCCGGCGATTACTGTTTTAGTGGAGAGTCAATACAAGGGGAAAGGTCATGCATGGAATG acatatattttatacctgTGGTGACGTATCTCATCTTTAGTACGGGCGATTATGCTGGAAGAGTATTATCCGGTATTTTTCAATGG CCGAAATGTAATCCATGGCTCGTGATGTTTATGAGCGTCGCTAGAAGTGTTTTTATACCTGTACTTATGTTTTGTAATGCGCAACCGCGACATCATCTGCCTGTTTATATTcacaatgatatatattacattttgataACTATCGTGTTCGCCATAACTAACGGTTATCTCTGTAATTTAACGTTTATTCTTGTGCCCAC AGTTGTGGATAGCCAAGAAAAAGAAGTTGCATCTGCAATGATGGGAGCTTTTCTGGGTATAGGATTAGCATCTGGTGCAGCGCTTAGCTTGTATATGGTAAAGGctctttaa
- the LOC126851072 gene encoding protein-L-isoaspartate(D-aspartate) O-methyltransferase-like encodes MAMYGRYHGRSNEELVQHLKRSRVIKSDRVFEAMNSVDRGKYTQPSHAYIDAPQGIGYGVTISAPHMHAYALELLEEKLHNGARALDVGSGSGYLTACMAIMLGTHGLAVGIDHIPELRTMAEENIRHDHPELLRNGRVELVVGDGRLGYPDRAPYNAIHVGAAAKELPQALIDQLAPGGRLVLPMGAENSDQTLVQIDKTMDGKIKQRPLIGVMFVPLTDRERQYRRS; translated from the exons ATGGCTATGTACGGACGTTATCACGGTAGGAGCAATGAGGAACTCGTCCAACATCTCAAGC gatCCAGAGTGATTAAATCTGATAGAGTGTTTGAGGCAATGAATTCTGTTGATAGAGGAAAATACACTCAGCCTAGCCATGCTTATATAGATGCTCCACAAGGGATAGGTTACGGCGTCACCATTAGTGCTCCCCATATG CATGCGTATGCCCTGGAATTACTTGAAGAGAAACTGCATAATGGTGCAAGGGCATTAGATGTTGGTTCTGGTTCAGGATACTTGACAGCATGTATGGCCATTATGTTAGGAACGCATGGATTAGCTGTTGGAATCGACCATATTCCAGAACTTCGAACAATGGCTGAAGAAAACATTCGACACGATCATCCAGAACTTTTGCGCAATGGACGTGTGGAATTAGttg TTGGTGATGGAAGATTGGGGTATCCTGATCGTGCACCATATAACGCTATTCATGTGGGAGCAGCCGCCAAAGAACTGCCACAAGCG TTGATAGATCAATTAGCACCTGGTGGACGGTTAGTACTACCAATGGGCGCAGAGAACTCGGATCAAACCTTAGTGCAAATCGATAAGACCATGGATGGTAAAATCAAGCAGCGGCCATTAATAGGAGTGATGTTCGTCCCACTCACCGACAGGGAACGACAATATCGTCGATCATGA
- the LOC126850967 gene encoding E3 ubiquitin-protein ligase TRIM71, whose protein sequence is MNFMILGLIQRIICDLETEYCQQETLDDQLVWCERQAVVVSVTRIRQTRFFNSTTRDAPLEVYQSFLPATMNQFKSPRNRIDYNRHFMQMTNKSRKQEDQHFTPKRLNAKKTRTFSSPSPEKFLKHFSPKKLLQQHPSDNLLGHSILDETDPLFPYQSSRLYDQNTMVVDSLGSTGNSRPGSSDDSLANRSPVRQLDTSSPDDFGYFRMFEDASIPDVSGLSFSSANRSEKCQTDCREPFEDLNMNFLKIGLLDINDNYSARQSLDQLICNSNVQKNMPNEPLIPLVTKELEITKDMEQETYFEQKSSVSEQQIHSPNMQTDIPKELEIASETEKDDYIETLRSLMCDECSPSIQKDVPSVPLMTKELEVTQETEISAEVEKNQSLDHSSKETLPYHCNEHPSTQLLYCQTCCRPICKTCTSNCICKHMTVDLLEFIESAQRQAEEVLIEAYLGIDVLADDMENMGLDMAALDQRTREALTDVKFFSRRMWSAVEEREKKLFKQIVEARRWKFEVLHDRYMHLKEDKIRLSQAVSALKYAIYDARFPNLPCNPDDLLKKKDMVLAEIWQIRQSRKMKSRCTREENWISFKSSDSNVLAVIANGGNVLVNSPGTIGDRLPPNRDYKLSQSYFPYGLNEQMMQPIPRGRPISNFERSIVLPNRKPELQIKSTDVRIIGHFGENDPENLCRPWGLTCDNEGNIIISDRSNNRIQIYRDDGTLVRKFGTYGNGPCQFNRPAGIAVDSRRRLIVVDKDNHRIQILTMEGEFLRSFGEHGEKQGQFCYPWDVAVNTACEIAVTDTRNHRVQLFSAEGIPLRMFGGQPHLLRYLDSPRGICFNQEGKLIVTDFNNHHLLIIEHNMTDMRILKCEKELKGKKQDGSGENGDGQNEENAPTFQRPQGVIVADDGSILVADSRHNSIKAFNSVGSLIYSYKPGQEEMDRPLGVTLHWDGRMAFTDYGRNYVRLVRLEHHVDPISRNAIMFG, encoded by the exons ATGAACTTTATGATTTTGGGATTAATCCAGAGAATCATATG TGATCTTGAAACCGAATATTGTCAACAAGAGACTCTCGATGATCAGTTAGTTTGGTGCGAACGACAGGCCGTAGTGGTTTCAGTAACAAGGATCAg GCAAACAAGATTTTTCAATAGTACGACACGAGACGCTCCCTTGGAGGTTTATCAGTCATTTTTGCCAGCCACTATGAATCAATTCAAATCTCCCCGTAACAGGATAGATTATAATCGCCATTTCATGCAA ATGACAAATAAGTCTCGGAAGCAAGAAGATCAACACTTTACACCAAAAAGACTTAACGCGAAAAAAACTCGAACATTTTCAAGTCCCAGTCCGGAGAAGTTCCTGAAGCATTTTTCTCCAAAGAAACTTTTACAACAGCATCCAAGTGACAATTTATTAGGCCATTCAATTCTCGATGAAACAGATCCCCTGTTTCCATATCAATCTTCAAGGCTATACGATCAAAACACTATGGTTGTCGATTCACTGGGCTCCACAGGTAACAGTCGACCAGGTTCTTCGGATGACAGTCTAGCAAATCGTTCGCCGGTTCGCCAGTTGGATACCAGTTCCCCAGACGATTTCGGATATTTTCGAATGTTTGAAGATGCTAGTATACCAGATGTCTCCGGTCTGAGCTTTTCGAGCGCCAATCGAAGCGAGAAATGCCAAACGGATTGCCGCGAGCCGTTCGAAGATCTCAACATGAATTTTCTCAAGATTGGTTTGCTGGACATAAACGACAACTATTCCGCGCGACAATCACTCGACCAGCTAATCTGTAACTCGAATGTCCAGAAAAATATGCCTAACGAACCGTTGATACCATTGGTAACGAAAGAGTTAGAAATAACGAAGGATATGGAGCAGGAGACCTATTTCGAACAAAAATCATCTGTATCCGAGCAACAAATCCATAGTCCGAATATGCAGACTGATATACCGAAGGAGCTTGAGATAGCGAGTGAGACAGAGAAGGATGATTATATCGAAACTCTACGATCACTTATGTGTGATGAATGTAGTCCAAGTATTCAGAAGGATGTGCCTAGCGTACCGTTAATGACGAAGGAGTTAGAAGTAACACAGGAGACAGAGATATCGGCAGAGGTAGAGAAGAATCAATCGCTTGACCATTCATCAAAAGAGACTTTGCCGTACCACTGCAATGAACATCCATCTACTCAGCTGCTTTACTGTCAGACTTGCTGCAGGCCGATTTGCAAAACCTGTACCTCTAATTGTATTTGCAAACATATGACGGTCGATCTCCTAGAGTTCATCGAGTCCGCTCAGCGTCAAGCTGAAGAAGTATTGATCGAAGCTTATCTCGGGATAGACGTTCTCGCGGATGATATGGAAAATATGGGG TTGGATATGGCAGCGTTAGATCAGAGAACCAGGGAGGCACTCACTGACGTCAAGTTCTTCTCACGTAGAATGTGGTCTGCTGTGGAAGAGagggaaaagaaattatttaaacaaattgtgGAAGCACGACGATGGAAGTTTGAGGTTCTTCACGATAGATATATGCATCTGAAAGAGGATAAGATCCGGCTGTCACAGGCCGTAAGCGCCCTCAAATACGCTATCTACGATGCGCGATTTCCTAATCTCCCGTGTAATCCTGACGATCTCTTGAAGAAGAAAGACATGGTGCTGGCTGAG ATCTGGCAGATTCGTCAGAGTCGAAAGATGAAGAGCAGGTGCACCCGAGAGGAGAATTGGATATCATTCAAGAGTTCCGATAGCAATGTACTAGCCGTTATTGCTAACGGCGGAAACGTCTTGGTGAACAGTCCGGGCACGATCGGAGATCGTCTCCCGCCGAATCGTGATTACAAATTATCACAATCATATTTTCCGTACGGATTAAATGAGCAAATGATGCAACCGATACCGCGCGGTCGTCCGATATCGAATTTCGAGCGCAGCATTGTTCTTCCGAATAGGAAACCCGAGTTGCAGATCAAGAGTACGGATGTCCGAATCATCGGTCATTTTGGTGAGAATGACCCCGAAAATCTTTGCCGCCCGTGGGGATTAACCTGTGATAATGAGGGTAACATCATAATCAGCGATAGATCCAATAATCGCATACAGATTTATCGCGACGACGGCACGCTCGTCAGAAAATTTGGAACCTACGGTAATGGCCCTTGCCAATTCAATCGCCCGGCCGGAATCGCCGTCGACTCCAGACGTCGTCTTATCGTGGTCGACAAGGATAACCATCGTATTCAG ATCTTAACGATGGAAGGTGAATTCTTGAGATCCTTTGGCGAGCATGGCGAGAAACAAGGCCAGTTCTGTTACCCATGGGACGTGGCGGTAAACACCGCTTGCGAAATCGCAGTCACAGACACTAGGAATCATCGCGTCCAATTGTTTAGCGCCGAGGGTATTCCGCTGCGCATGTTTGGCGGTCAGCCGCACCTGCTCAGGTATCTGGACTCACCGCGTGGCATTTGTTTCAATCAGGAGGGCAAGCTTATCGTCACGGATTTCAACAATCatcatctattaataattgagcACAATATGACGGATATGCGAATACTCAAGTGCGAGAAAGAGTTAAAGGGGAAGAAGCAGGACGGCAGCGGGGAAAATGGTGACGGGCAAAACGAGGAAAACGCACCTACGTTTCAAAGGCCACAGGGCGTAATAGTGGCCGACGATGGCAGTATTCTCGTCGCGGACTCCCGCCATAATTCGATCAAGGCATTCAACTCGGTCGGATCGTTAATTTATTCGTATAAGCCGGGTCAAGAAGAAATGGATCGTCCACTCGGTGTAACCCTCCACTGGGATGGCAGAATGGCCTTCACGGATTACGGACGTAATTATGTGCGTTTGGTAAGGCTGGAACATCATGTGGACCCGATATCGAGGAATGCTATTATGTTCGGTTGA
- the LOC126851025 gene encoding DNA replication licensing factor MCM4, translating into MSSPMRPPRTPVPQDDDGSTNGTPRRQPRTPTSVRAPSVAGTPSTIGSTSMRQGTPQRRPGNNPVDTPLRWGSRHAQETIAPSSEGLSSVPLSSPNRLVQTSPLAAGMSEAELSSPLNYGTPSSLASVRTPRSGIRGTPVRQRPDVQSDRRMRQVNLAEIPEESNVQRTSETENGPQLVIWGTNVVVDQCKEQFKRFILRFIDPEAENDELPENMNLSDPLYLQKLEEIHTLEEPYLNVNCAHLEAFDEQLYNRLICYPQEVIPAFDMTANEMFFERYPAAVLEHQIQVRPYNATRTKSMRLLNPEDIDQLITITGMVIRTSNIMPEMREAFFKCIVCSFTTTVEIDRGHIAEPTVCTHCNNNYCFNLIHNRSHFSDKQMIKLQESPDDMPAGQTPHTVVLFAHNNLVDAVSPGDRVSVTGIYRALPIRVNPRQSNVRAIYRTHVDVVHFRKQDSKRLYEQEEGKDHAFPPERIELLKLLSQKEDVYERLARHIAPSIYENEDVKKGILLQLFGGTKKEQSKSSKKYFRSEINILLCGDPGTSKSQLLQFVFNLVPRSQYSSGKGSSAVGLTAFVTKDPESRQLVLQTGALVLADNGICCIDEFDKMNDSTRSVLHEVMEQQTMSIAKAGIICQLNARTSILAAANPCESQWNKNKTVIENVMLPHTLMSRFDLIFLMLDPQDEIFDRKLARHLVSLYYKSDLEEEDDIVDMSILRDYIAYAKEHVHPVLNEESQQRLIQAYVDMRRVGSGHGQITAYPRQLESLIRLAEAHAKMRFSNIVEIVDVEEAWRLHREALKQSAIDPLSGKIDISILTTGMSLAARKRRQELTEALKKLIKGKDKTPTLNYQKIFTELKESSSMLVTREMFEDTLKDLQDNGVVIVTGKNTIRVC; encoded by the exons ATGTCGAGTCCTATGAGACCGCCGAGGACCCCTGTTCCGCAGGATGATGATGGTTCGACGAACGGCACGCCAAGGCGACAGCCTCGGACTCCGACCTCTGTCAGAGCTCCTTCGGTTGCTGGTACACCTAGCACCATTGGTTCTACTTCTATGAGACAAg GTACGCCTCAGAGGAGACCAGGCAATAATCCGGTAGACACTCCGTTACGATGGGGCAGCCGTCACGCACAGGAGACCATTGCACCATCATCGGAGGGTCTTTCCTCTGTGCCATTGTCTTCTCCGAATCGATTGGTACAAACAAGCCCTCTTGCTGCGGGTATGAGCGAAGCAGAGTTATCTTCTCCTTTGAATTATGGAACACCTAGCTCCTTGGCATCAGTTCGCACTCCTCGCAGTGGTATTAGAGGTACACCAGTGCGACAGAGGCCAGATGTTCAGTCTGACAGACGTATGCGACAAGTTAATTTGGCTGAA atACCAGAAGAATCCAATGTTCAAAGAACATCAGAAACTGAAAATGGTCCGCAGTTAGTCATCTGGGGTACAAATGTTGTAGTAGATCAATGTAAAGAACAATTTAAACGATTTATCTTACGATTTATCGATCCGGAAGCAGAGAATGACGAATTGCCTGAGAACATGAATCTATCAGATCCACTTTACTTGCAAAAGCTTGAAGAGATACATACGCTCGAAGAACCTTACCTGAATGTAAACTGTGCTCATCTCGAGGCATTTGATGAACAGCTTTACAATCGATTGATATGCTATCCACAAGAAGTGATACCAGCTTTTGACATGACTGCAAATGAAATGTTCTTTGAAAGATATCCTGCAGCGGTGTTGGAGCATCAAATTCAAGTACGGCCCTACAATGCTACCAGAACCAAAAGCATGCGTCTCCTGAATCCTGAAGACATAGATCAGTTGATTACGATCACTGGTATGGTTATTAGAACATCGAATATTATGCCGGAAATGCGAGAGGCGTTCTTCAAGTGTATTGTGTGCTCTTTTACGACGACGGTAGAAATCGACAGAGGTCACATAGCTGAACCAACGGTGTGTACACATTGCAACAACAATTACTGCTTCAACTTGATACACAATCGCAGTCATTTCTCTGACAAGCAAATGATTAAGCTGCAAGAATCGCCGGACGATATGCCAGCTGGTCAAACTCCTCATACAGTGGTACTTTTCGcacataataatttagttgATGCTGTTTCACCAGGTGACAGAGTTTCCGTCACTGGTATATATCGTGCCTTACCGATACGCGTTAATCCGCGACAATCTAATGTACGCGCTATTTACAGAACGCACGTTGACGTTGTCCACTTCAGAAAACAAGATTCGAAGCG aCTGTACGAGCAAGAGGAAGGCAAGGATCATGCATTTCCACCAGAgagaatagaattattaaaactctTGTCACAAAAGGAGGACGTGTATGAACGATTGGCACGTCACATTGCTCCCAGCATCTATGAAAACGAGGATGTGAAGAAGGGAATATTGTTGCAATTATTCGGCGGGACAAAGAAAGAACAAAGTAAATCgagtaagaaatattttcggtccgaaataaatatacttttatgtgGAGATCCAGGTACAAGTAAATCGCAGCTGCTACAATTCGTCTTTAATCTGGTACCGCGCTCGCAATATAGTAGTGGAAAag gttCCAGCGCTGTCGGCTTAACTGCATTTGTAACGAAAGATCCCGAAAGTCGCCAATTAGTACTGCAAACTGGCGCCTTAGTTCTTGCCGATAATGGTATCTGTTGCATTGACGAGTTCGATAAAATGAACGATAGCACGCGCTCGGTGCTGCACGAAGTTATGGAGCAACAAACAATGAGTATTGCGAAAGCGGGTATTATTTGTCAATTAAATGCGAGAACAAGTATTTTGGCAGCGGCTAATCCTTGCGAGTCgcaatggaataaaaataaaaca GTGATAGAAAATGTGATGTTACCACATACACTAATGTCACGTTTCgacttaatttttctcatgcTGGATCCTCAGGACGAGATATTTGACAGAAAACTCGCTAGACATTTGGtatcattgtattataaatctgATCTAGAGGAAGAGGATGATATTGTAGATATGAGCATTTTACGTGATTACATAGCTTATGCTAAGGAACATGTTCATCCTGTTCTCAATGAGGAGAGCCAACAGAGGCTGATCCAAGCTTACGTCGATATGCGTAGAGTAGGAAGCGGTCATGGACAAATCACAGCCTATCCGAGGCAATTGGAGTCACTGATAAGACTCGCTGAGGCACACGCTAAAATGCGATTTAGCAATATAGTAGAAATTGTGGATGTTGAAGAAGCTTGGAG ATTACATCGGGAAGCGTTGAAGCAATCGGCTATTGACCCACTAAGTGGCAAAATCGATATTAGTATTCTAACGACCGGCATGTCGTTAGCTGCGAGAAAACGTAGGCAGGAATTGACGGAAGCGTTGAAGAAGCTCATTAAGGGCAAAGATAAGACACCGACGCTaaactatcaaaaaattttcacggAATTAAAAGAATCATCCAGTATG TTGGTGACGCGTGAAATGTTTGAAGATACTCTGAAAGATTTGCAAGATAATGGTGTTGTAATTGTAACTGGCAAAAATACCATTCGTGTTTgttaa